Proteins encoded within one genomic window of Fibrobacter sp. UWB16:
- a CDS encoding aspartate-semialdehyde dehydrogenase: MIRNVAIMGATGAVGQELLKILEQRNFPLQNLKLLASERSVGREYEFKGEKLKVELTCKDAFKNVDLVLSSAGASVSKEFAPIAVDAGAVVVDNTSFFRMDPNVPLVVPEVNPEDIKLHKGIIANPNCTTIMMVVALKPINDLSKIKTIHVSSYQSASGAGATGMAELKQQYQEIVEGKPVTVKKFAHQLAYNLIPHIDVFTDNGYTKEEMKMFNETQKIMHSDVRCAATCVRVSALRCHSEAISFETERALSVEEVRNAIKNGEGLQLCDDPANNVYPMPLNLMGTDDIYVGRIRKDLACDNGMNIWIVGDQIRKGAALNAVQIAERL; the protein is encoded by the coding sequence CAGAACTTGAAGCTCCTCGCCTCCGAACGCAGTGTCGGCCGTGAATATGAATTCAAGGGCGAAAAGCTCAAGGTTGAACTGACTTGCAAGGACGCATTCAAGAATGTTGACCTCGTGCTCTCTTCTGCAGGCGCAAGCGTTTCCAAGGAATTTGCTCCGATTGCTGTTGACGCAGGTGCCGTCGTCGTCGACAACACGAGCTTCTTCCGCATGGACCCGAACGTTCCGCTCGTTGTCCCGGAAGTGAACCCGGAAGACATCAAGCTCCACAAGGGCATCATCGCTAACCCGAACTGCACGACCATCATGATGGTTGTCGCCCTCAAGCCGATCAACGACTTGAGCAAGATCAAGACCATTCACGTTTCCTCTTACCAGAGCGCAAGCGGTGCCGGTGCAACAGGCATGGCCGAACTCAAGCAGCAGTATCAAGAAATCGTCGAAGGCAAGCCGGTCACCGTGAAGAAGTTCGCACACCAGCTCGCATACAACCTCATTCCGCACATCGACGTGTTCACCGACAACGGCTACACGAAGGAAGAAATGAAGATGTTCAACGAAACGCAGAAGATCATGCACAGCGACGTTCGCTGCGCAGCAACCTGCGTCCGCGTTTCTGCACTCCGCTGCCACTCCGAAGCCATCAGCTTCGAAACGGAACGCGCACTCTCTGTTGAAGAAGTCCGCAACGCCATCAAGAACGGCGAAGGCCTCCAGCTCTGTGACGATCCGGCAAACAACGTCTACCCGATGCCGCTCAACCTCATGGGCACGGACGACATCTACGTTGGCCGTATCCGCAAGGACCTCGCATGCGACAATGGCATGAACATCTGGATTGTCGGCGACCAGATCCGCAAGGGTGCTGCTCTCAACGCCGTCCAGATTGCAGAACGCCTCTAA